From the Anguilla anguilla isolate fAngAng1 chromosome 8, fAngAng1.pri, whole genome shotgun sequence genome, one window contains:
- the oscp1a gene encoding protein OSCP1a isoform X2 codes for MSLRTLPLLFINLGGEMLYILDQRLQAQNIAVDKAKKVMNDIVTTMFNRKFMEELLKPQEVYSNKALRTVFERLAHSSIMRLNHASMDKLYDLMIMAFKYQVLLCPRPRDLLLVSFNHLDAVKNFVKDVPAIFNQVEETHRLLIEMYVPLSAGEFQLIRQTLLLFFQDLHIRVSLFLKDKVQNSNGRFALPVTGPVPYGVEVPGVIRIFGPQGKEVKRTQFPPVGTYSSAVREGSFDVFGDRATVLGTNMYCVSRPVETHLLAKSKASSQHAKNAAPNPLAKEELNLLSRLMGRLDVQSPAHSGFRFRVNLFSTDEEEEEAFLSRPDNLSYEVINIHAIQDQQANGELARIMGEFQEEAEPSQQPGSKGEELLAMMDGL; via the exons ATGTCACTGAGGACGCTACCACTGCTTTTTATTAATCTTGGCGGAGAAATGCTGTATATCCTGGATCAACGCCTTCAAGCCCAGAATATAGCAGTCGATAAAGCCAAGAAAG TCATGAATGACATCGTCACCACCATGTTCAACAGGAAGTTTATGGAGGAGCTTCTGAAGCCGCAGGAGGTGTACTCCAACAAGGCCCTGAGGACGGTGTTCGAGCGCCTGGCCCACTCctccatcatgaggctgaatcACGCCAGCATGGACAAG CTCTATGATCTGATGATCATGGCATTCAAATACCAAGTCCTGCTCTGCCCGCGGCCCAGAGACCTGCTGCTGGTGTCCTTCAACCACCTGGACGCAGTCAAGAACTTTGTGAAGGACGTGCCCGCCATCTTCAACCAGGTGGAAGAGACGCATCGGCTGCTGATTGAG ATGTACGTGCCACTGTCAGCAGGAGAGTTCCAGTTGATCAGACAAACGCTGCTCCTCTTCTTTCAGGACTTGCACATCAGG GTGTCGCTTTTTCTCAAGGACAAAGTTCAGAACTCCAACGGTCGTTTCGCCCTCCCAGTTACAGGGCCCGTTCCCTACGGGGTAGAGGTTCCAGGGGTAATCAG GATATTTGGCCCGCAGGGGAAGGAGGTGAAGCGGACTCAGTTTCCGCCCGTTGGAACCTACTCCAGCGCTGTCCGCGAGGGCTCCTTCGACGTGTTTGGGGACAGAGCGACAGTGCTGGGCACAAACAT GTACTGCGTGAGCCGCCCAGTTGAGACGCACCTGTTGGCCAAGTCCAAGGcctcttcccagcatgccaAG AACGCAGCGCCCAATCCACTGGCCAAAGAGGAGCTGAACCTGCTGTCCAGGCTGATGGGGCGTTTGGATgttcagagccccgcccactccggCTTCAGGTTCCGGGTCAACCTCTTCTCCacggacgaggaagagga GGAAGCCTTCTTGTCTAGACCTGACAACCTGTCATACGAAGTTATAAATATCCACGCAATACAG GACCAGCAGGCCAATGGGGAACTGGCTCGGATCATGGGAGAGTTCCAAGAGGAGGCGGAGCCCTCGCAGCAGCCCGGCAGTAAGGGGGAGGAGCTTCTAGCCATGATGGACGGGCTGTGA
- the oscp1a gene encoding protein OSCP1a isoform X1 yields MSLRTLPLLFINLGGEMLYILDQRLQAQNIAVDKAKKVMNDIVTTMFNRKFMEELLKPQEVYSNKALRTVFERLAHSSIMRLNHASMDKLYDLMIMAFKYQVLLCPRPRDLLLVSFNHLDAVKNFVKDVPAIFNQVEETHRLLIEMYVPLSAGEFQLIRQTLLLFFQDLHIRVSLFLKDKVQNSNGRFALPVTGPVPYGVEVPGVIRIFGPQGKEVKRTQFPPVGTYSSAVREGSFDVFGDRATVLGTNMYCVSRPVETHLLAKSKASSQHAKKNAAPNPLAKEELNLLSRLMGRLDVQSPAHSGFRFRVNLFSTDEEEEEAFLSRPDNLSYEVINIHAIQDQQANGELARIMGEFQEEAEPSQQPGSKGEELLAMMDGL; encoded by the exons ATGTCACTGAGGACGCTACCACTGCTTTTTATTAATCTTGGCGGAGAAATGCTGTATATCCTGGATCAACGCCTTCAAGCCCAGAATATAGCAGTCGATAAAGCCAAGAAAG TCATGAATGACATCGTCACCACCATGTTCAACAGGAAGTTTATGGAGGAGCTTCTGAAGCCGCAGGAGGTGTACTCCAACAAGGCCCTGAGGACGGTGTTCGAGCGCCTGGCCCACTCctccatcatgaggctgaatcACGCCAGCATGGACAAG CTCTATGATCTGATGATCATGGCATTCAAATACCAAGTCCTGCTCTGCCCGCGGCCCAGAGACCTGCTGCTGGTGTCCTTCAACCACCTGGACGCAGTCAAGAACTTTGTGAAGGACGTGCCCGCCATCTTCAACCAGGTGGAAGAGACGCATCGGCTGCTGATTGAG ATGTACGTGCCACTGTCAGCAGGAGAGTTCCAGTTGATCAGACAAACGCTGCTCCTCTTCTTTCAGGACTTGCACATCAGG GTGTCGCTTTTTCTCAAGGACAAAGTTCAGAACTCCAACGGTCGTTTCGCCCTCCCAGTTACAGGGCCCGTTCCCTACGGGGTAGAGGTTCCAGGGGTAATCAG GATATTTGGCCCGCAGGGGAAGGAGGTGAAGCGGACTCAGTTTCCGCCCGTTGGAACCTACTCCAGCGCTGTCCGCGAGGGCTCCTTCGACGTGTTTGGGGACAGAGCGACAGTGCTGGGCACAAACAT GTACTGCGTGAGCCGCCCAGTTGAGACGCACCTGTTGGCCAAGTCCAAGGcctcttcccagcatgccaAG aagAACGCAGCGCCCAATCCACTGGCCAAAGAGGAGCTGAACCTGCTGTCCAGGCTGATGGGGCGTTTGGATgttcagagccccgcccactccggCTTCAGGTTCCGGGTCAACCTCTTCTCCacggacgaggaagagga GGAAGCCTTCTTGTCTAGACCTGACAACCTGTCATACGAAGTTATAAATATCCACGCAATACAG GACCAGCAGGCCAATGGGGAACTGGCTCGGATCATGGGAGAGTTCCAAGAGGAGGCGGAGCCCTCGCAGCAGCCCGGCAGTAAGGGGGAGGAGCTTCTAGCCATGATGGACGGGCTGTGA
- the lsm10 gene encoding U7 snRNA-associated Sm-like protein LSm10, with product MEVTHSIRERTIAENSMVILLQGLHGQVTTVDLRDESTARGRVLNVDAFMNIRLEEVVYRDRRGHISKLADLFITGRNVRYVHIPDTVDIMDTIQEQLRVISRVRNFGGDKGGRREYAKNKK from the coding sequence ATGGAGGTGACGCACTCCATCCGCGAGCGCACGATCGCCGAGAACAGCATGGTCATCCTTCTGCAGGGTCTCCATGGCCAGGTGACCACAGTGGACCTACGCGACGAGAGCACTGCGCGGGGACGCGTGTTGAACGTTGACGCCTTTATGAACATCCGCCTGGAGGAGGTGGTGTACAGGGACAGGCGAGGGCACATCAGCAAGCTGGCTGACCTCTTTATCACCGGCCGGAACGTCAGATACGTCCACATTCCGGACACCGTGGACATCATGGACACCATTCAAGAACAGCTGAGGGTGATCAGCCGCGTGCGAAATTTCGGCGGGGACAAGGGTGGCCGGAGGGAgtatgccaaaaataaaaaatga
- the LOC118233912 gene encoding thyroid hormone receptor-associated protein 3-like: MSKDPKSPSRSRSRSASRSRSPSRSRSQSRSRSRSRKRRYSSRSRSRSHSRDRGYPREYQNNRGFRGYNRGFRRPYYYRGRNRGFYPRGRYQRGGGGGGGGGGGGGGGGGYGGYRPNYWHRGQEDQYEHHQHSPRRGRSRSRSRSRSRSRSRGSSSARSRRSYSSSSRSPSPPRRSGSGKHEAKEAQRGGAKDGGGADKQDGTWQGLTDYSASPKQASPQMRSAVIVGPAPPTAPYGSAPPKAKNASPVAGNSDAPWKGAGAATASTSKPSPPQGSAPSGFGFFSKEGVKTGDRTALSSAFQKFLVERKEKQQASQLDQELTVTGEERGNSITKSLFPIKGASFPKGPPFSRSEGTAPEPGPKPHGAKRKSKATRDLYGQWEEPEPRSPVEGRGHRAVDSGDDDMAEEGLSRGRAPGPDPARSLARDRGADRREATPPAKSSGKRGEEFDFSVNLGSSAGVSTKERRPSRDPADPGGRDSEFRPVFQSARLCHSPSELFARHIVSIVHQIKAQHFQCSGLTLNERFAMYQRRAAEEGARARKSPEIHRRIDISPSAFKKHSYLFEEMENCRASVYKDPLRKTKDDLVDLQFEQKHRKKRSSKERDHRWAGGRESGDSRGSSQERTAEKSSKRHKKSKKSKKKRERSRSSSVASPRSNRAGDYPGEEPIEEGFSKAPLGPRDHGGPMERGPARGGFSRIGGRGWNKISYPGHNSGPMAGVPLRPPEEEWDPEYTPKSNKYFLHDVREGEKWLDGRGRGRGIALPGRGRFVPRSGSPKWVHDKFQGGREEGELLESEQDPEEGEGRKGGAPSKL, translated from the exons ATGTCCAAGGACCCGAAATCTCCCTCCAGATCCCGGTCCAGATCAGCTTCCAGATCCCGGTCCCCGTCTCGATCGCGGTCCCAGAGCCGCTCGCGGTCGCGCTCCAGAAAGCGCCGCTACAG CTCCAGGTCTCGCTCCCGGTCCCACAGTCGGGACAGGGGTTACCCACGGGAGTACCAAAATAACCGCGGTTTCCGCGGCTACAACCGAGGGTTCCGGAGACCCTACTACTACCGCGGCCGCAACCGTGGCTTTTACCCGCGGGGGCGGTACcagcgagggggcgggggcggcggcggtggcggtggcggtggcggcggcggcggaggctaCGGTGGGTACAGGCCCAACTACTGGCACCGCGGGCAGGAGGATCAGTACGAGCATCACCAGCACAGCCCCAGGAGGGGGCGCTCTCGctcccggtcccggtcccgaTCCCGCAGCCGATCTCGAGGATCTTCCTCGGCCCGGTCCCGCCGCTCCTACTCCTCCTCGTCCCGCTCCCCGTCTCCGCCCCGCCGCTCGGGCTCGGGCAAGCACGAGGCGAAAGAGgcgcagaggggcggggccaaggacgggggcggggccgataAGCAGGACGGAACCTGGCAGGGCCTGACGGACTACAGCGCCAGCCCAAAGCAGGCCAGCCCCCAGATGCGCTCGGCCGTCATCGTGGGCCCGGCCCCACCCACTGCCCCGtacggctccgccccccccaaagCCAAAAACGCCAGCCCGGTCGCCGGAAACAGCGACGCCCCCTGGAAAGGCGCGGGCGCCGCCACGGCCTCCACCAGTAAGCCCTCCCCTCCGcagggctccgccccctccgggTTCGGGTTCTTTTCGAAGGAGGGCGTCAAAACAGGAGACCGGACCGCATTGTCTTCAGCCTTTCAAAA GTTCCTGGTCGAGCGAAAGGAGAAGCAACAGGCATCTCAGCTGGACCAGGAGCTGACGGTCACTGGTGAGGAGAGGGGGAACAGCATCACCAAGAGCCTCTTCCCCATCAAGGGCGCCTCCTTCCCGAAGGGACCCCCCTTCTCACGCAGCGAGGGTACCGCGCCGGAGCCGGGCCCCAAACCGCACGGGGCCAAACGCAAGAGCAAGGCCACCCGCGACCTGTACGGCCAGTGGGAGGAGCCGGAGCCCCGGTCCCccgtggaggggcggggccacaggGCCGTGGACAGCGGCGACGACGACATGGCGGAGGAAGGTCTGTCCCGCGGCCGGGCGCCGGGGCCTGACCCCGCGCGCTCGTTGGCTCGGGACAGGGGCGCGGACAGGagggaggccacgccccctgccaAGAGCTCcgggaagaggggggaggagttTGACTTCAGCGTGAACCTGGGAAG ctcCGCGGGGGTTTCGACGAAGGAGCGGCGGCCGTCCCGGGACCCGGCGGACCCTGGCGGGAGGGATTCGGAGTTCCGCCCGGTCTTCCAGAGCGCCCGGCTCTGCCACAGCCCGTCCGAGCTGTTCGCCCGGCACATCGTCAGCATCGTGCACCAGATCAAAG cacagcacttcCAGTGCTCAGGGCTAACGCTAAATGAGCGTTTCGCTATGTACCAGCGCAGAGCTGCGGAGGAGGGCGCAAGGGCGAGGAAAAGCCCCGAGATTCACAG GAGAATCGATATTTCTCCCAGTGCTTTTAAGAAGCACTCTTACCTGTTTGAGGAGATGGAAAACTGCAGGGCAAGCGTCTACAAG GATCCACTGAGAAAAACGAAAGATGACCTAGTGGATCTGCAGTTTGAGCAGAAGCACAGGAAAAAGCGCTCCAGCAAGGAGCGCGATCACAGATGGGCTGGCGGGAGAGAGTCCGGCGACTCCCGCGGGTCCAGCCAGGAGAGGACCGCCGAGAAGTCGTCCAAACGCCACAAGAAGTCCAA GAAAAGCAAGAAGAAGCGCGAACGGTCACGGTCGTCCTCTGTGGCGTCCCCGCGCTCCAACAGAGCGGGAGATTACCCCGGCGAGGAGCCCATAGAGGAGGGCTTCAGCAAGGCCCCTCTGGGACCCAGGGATCACGGAGGCCCCATGGAGAGAGGGCCAGCTCGCGGTGGCTTC TCGAGAATCGGAGGCAGGGGGTGGAACAAGATAAGCTACCCGGGACACAACAGTGGTCCTATGGCGGGCGTTCCACTGCGTCCCCCCGAGGAAGAATGGGACCCAGAGTACACGCCCAAAAGCAACAAGTATTTCCTG CATGACGTCCGAGAGGGGGAGAAGTGGCTGGATGGGCGTGGCCGAGGGCGGGGCATCGCTCTGCCTGGCAGGGGCCGATTCGTGCCCCGCAGCGGCAGCCCAAAGTGGGTCCACGACAAGTTCCAGGGGggcagagaagagggggagCTTCTGGAGAGCGAGCAGGACCCcgaggagggagaaggaaggaaggggggcGCCCCCTCCAAActgtag